From Styela clava chromosome 6, kaStyClav1.hap1.2, whole genome shotgun sequence, one genomic window encodes:
- the LOC144424459 gene encoding uncharacterized protein LOC144424459 encodes MKLNIDPKCRICQSFDETIDHIVSGCKVLAPTEYTERHNKTASYSHWKVCKHYHIPTEDRWYNHKPEPLAENENVTILWDFTVHTDKTIGANRPDIIVKDFTKKSCLLIDVAIPSERNTSKKIFEKLSKYKDLEIEIQKMWGLKTSTIPVVVGALGLIGKEFEKYVQHIPGNINAEQLQKTVLLGTAHILRKVLSIN; translated from the coding sequence ATGAAACTAAACATTGATCCAAAATGCAGAATATGCCAATCGTTTGATGAAACCATTGACCACATTGTATCCGGGTGTAAAGTTTTGGCACCGACAGAATATACAGAAAGGCATAACAAAACCGCATCGTATTCGCACTGGAAAGTTTGCAAACACTACCATATACCTACAGAAGACAGGTGGTACAATCACAAGCCTGAACCGCTAGCAGAAAATGAAAATGTAACAATTTTGTGGGATTTTACTGTTCACACTGACAAAACTATAGGAGCAAATCGACCTGATATTATAGTAAaagatttcacaaaaaaatcctGTCTGCTAATTGATGTGGCTATACCATCCGAAAGGAACAcctctaaaaaaatatttgaaaaactctCAAAATACAAAGATCTAGAAATCGAGATACAAAAGATGTGGGGACTCAAAACTTCAACAATACCAGTTGTGGTGGGGGCGCTTGGACTTATCggaaaagaatttgaaaaatatgtccAACATATTCCAGGAAATATTAATGCAGAACAGCTTCAAAAAACCGTTCTTCTTGGAACAGCTCACATCTTACGTAAAGTACTTTCTATCAACTGA
- the LOC120331228 gene encoding uncharacterized protein LOC120331228: MKILIVGFLKTGTKSMCQALRILGYNVSEHGRNFEELYEDWMEFLQGKGNFEDLRKMFRGYDATSDTLVLAYWKEFLKAFPDIKLILTIRDDKYECAKSFINQYTKYNESAFSFPLSVFSLKARRWWDLERDSVAKFCKPPFEIKGYEICKKIPILDQDQYAKYYEDHNNDVLENAPRDQLLIFNVKEGWDPVCQFLGHELPDVPFPHENKNGSTTAHRPKHDSYVEEMYTEMYFTLALLALVITIVAAYLWY, encoded by the exons ATGAAGATTCTAATTGTTGGTTTTTTGAAAACTGGGACCAAAAGTATGTGCCAAGCATTGAGAATTCTGGGCTACAATGTATCGGAACATGGAAGAAACTTTGAGGAGTTATATGAAGATTGGATGGAATTTCTGCAAGGCAAAGGAAactttgaagatttacgtaaaATGTTTAGAGGTTATGACGCTACAAGTGACACGTTAGTTTTAGCTTATTGGAAAGAGTTTCTTAAAGCATTTCCAGACATTAAG TTGATTCTCACTATACGCGACGATAAATACGAATGTGCGAAGTCATTCATCAACCAATATACCAAGTACAATGAATCGGCATTTTCATTTCCACTTTCCGTCTTTTCATTGAAGGCTAGACGTTGGTGGGACCTGGAAAGGGACTCTG ttgcaAAGTTCTGCAAACCGCCTTTCGAGATAAAAGGAtatgaaatatgtaaaaaaattcCTATTCTGGACCAAGATCAGTATGCAAAATATTACGAAGACCACAATAACGATGTGCTAGAG AATGCACCTCGAGACCAATTGCTCATCTTCAATGTTAAAGAAGGGTGGGATCCGGTATGCCAGTTCTTGGGGCACGAATTACCAGATGTGCCGTTTCCACATGAGAATAAGAATGGATCGACAACGGCACATCGTCCAAAGCATGATTCGTATGTGGAAGAAATGTACACCGAAATGTATTTTACTCTCGCATTATTAGCTTTGGTCATTACCATTGTTGCTGCGTATTTGTGGTATTAA